The stretch of DNA CCAAAAATCCCACTCCAATGCCCCTGTGACAGAGGTAACCGCCGAAGTCAGGATTCATCCCATATCGGAAATCTTCGCTGAATACCATACAAATGGACTCGTTGGAACGCGTAGAGAGGTCATGATGAATATTATGGGCTATCATCTTTGATGTGAAATACATCATCCGCAAAAGATGTACCCAAGTCGCTGTTACTCTAATTTAGGTGTGTCCCTCGGGGGTCATCTAGTATCTAGGTATATCGTTGTGTGGGGTATTTGTGGACGTTATCCTTTACTGTTAAGATCAACTAGGAACCTACCGGGAGCCTTACCCTGCATCTTAGCTCGGCAAACACTCTCTATATCCTCTAAACCAACGGTTCCCATCGAAAGCTGGTCGACCTCGTGTTCAGGGATGAGTGCGTGCAACCGCCGCCAAGCAGTCAATCTGTCCTGCATGGACGCCGTGTTTGAATCAATCCCGGCAAGCGTAATACCACGGAGAATAAATGGATACACGGTTGTTGTTAACTCGGTGCCCGCTGCATTCCCGGAGGCGGCGATACATCCGTGACGCCTCACCTTGGCCAGAGCTGCAGCCAATACCTTTCCCCCTGCAGCATCAATCACACCATCATACAAAGCATGCTCAAGTGGTCGGCTGGCTTTGATCCGGCCGATTGTTCTCGACGCTCCCAAGCCCGAAATTTTATGCCATAAATGCGAACTGTCACAGGACGCTATCACGGTGTATCCAAGACCTGCGAGTAATTTGACTGCGATCATTCCCACGCCCCCTGATGCACCTGTAACGAGAATCTCTCCATTCATAATCCGATGATCTTCCAGAGACATCACACTCAGCATCGCCGTGAGACCTGCCGTGCCCAATATCATGGATGTGCGTGTACTCATCCCTTCAGGAAGCTTCAGTAAATACTCGGGCGTAACCGACTGCAGCTGCGAATACCCTCCACTGCATGACTCCCCAAGTCCGCCACCAGTTAGAACGACCCGATCTCCTGGTGCATAGCCATCAAGCTCAGACCTTAAGACTATACCTGCCAGATCAATTCCTGGCACAAACGGAAAAGGTGCCCGCACGATTTTGCCCGTTCCCGTAATGGCCAATGCGTCTTTGTAGTTAATCCCTGAATACTCCACTTCAATAATGACGGACCCATCTGCGATGGATGCAGACTCTCTCTGCTCAATTGAACATTTACCTGGGACCGTCAAGATTAGTGCTTTGTATTGACCTGAAATTATAAATGGTTCTATCCCCATTATTGTAGAAACGATTCATTATTAGGTGAACCAAGATAGGCAATTGCATCAGGGGTTTGACATTGCAATGACCATTACTTATACTGACTGCGATTGGTTCATGCATTGGTTAATTTGGGCAACGGTATGATGCAAAAGGAAATATTTTGGGAATTCGTTTAAAAAGAAAAGTTTCACACACATCTCTCCTACACCTTCAAAGATCGTGAAATTTTTGAAGGGCGCGTTCTGTATCCTTTGCAATTCCTCGGATAAACAATCACTGGTTTTTCTTATTTGTGCAATGCGATCATCTGCTTTGTGCAGATTTCAAAGACTGGGCTGAGAGCATCTGTTCTATTGCCAAACTCGTTTATGAGAGTCCCATTGATCGATCCGGGCTCTAACGTCTTATCGGGCATAAAGGCCGGGTTGCTAACCTATACATTGAGTCTTTCCACCAGGTGGAGACTAAATTCCCAACGGAGCATATCCCGGCTACCAGATCCGCAAGCATCAGTCGCAAGGTACATTGAAATCCCTATTGCTTCGCTTTTCTCGCGGATACAGGTGGTCTGTAAAAAAGATGTGGATGGTAATCTACATTCTTTCTCCAAATGGTCCAAAGTGTTGCAAGTACGTTTCGCTGGGTATTTAACCGGGCACGGGTCAAATCTTGCGTACGCTTCGCCGAAGCATGATAAAACAGGGAGACTTCGTTGGACTCTTTGGCAGGTAGTGAAGACATCCAGCATTGGTAACTGATGGCTTTCAATACACTGGCTCCAGAACGATCCAGACACTCCCCAGACAATTTCTTTCCTCCGCTTTGCCGTACTCGAATCCCCAATTGGCAGTACTTCCATAGTTGCTGCTTGGTCGCAAAGCGATGAGGCGTTTGAATGAACGCGCTAAACACATGAGCGCCCACCACTCCAATTCCTGGAATGCGCTGAAACTGCTCAATTTCTCCATACTTTTTCCCAAGTTCCTGCATCAGCAACAACGCGTTTTCACGAACACGCACCATGCAATCCAGCGGATCATAGAAATTCAGGATTACCTTCTTCATCGCCTCGGATTCGACGTGTTTCAAGTAGGAGTGCCGATGCGCCTTGCGGTACACCAAAGATCCTGAAATCTTCAAAACGCCACCCTGATAATACTTGGATTTGATTTGGTTTTTCAAGGCAACAATCTCATTGGTGATCGACAAATACTGTTGCGCGACCATCTTGAAGTCTACACGGCTTGGATCATGGTTGTGATAGACGGGCTTCAATTCCTCCAACCGAAGCAGACGAGCAAGTTTTAGAGAATCGCGCACATCATCTTTGCTCCCACCGCGACTGATCAACGCATTTTGTACCGGA from Rhodothermaceae bacterium encodes:
- a CDS encoding acryloyl-CoA reductase, whose translation is MGIEPFIISGQYKALILTVPGKCSIEQRESASIADGSVIIEVEYSGINYKDALAITGTGKIVRAPFPFVPGIDLAGIVLRSELDGYAPGDRVVLTGGGLGESCSGGYSQLQSVTPEYLLKLPEGMSTRTSMILGTAGLTAMLSVMSLEDHRIMNGEILVTGASGGVGMIAVKLLAGLGYTVIASCDSSHLWHKISGLGASRTIGRIKASRPLEHALYDGVIDAAGGKVLAAALAKVRRHGCIAASGNAAGTELTTTVYPFILRGITLAGIDSNTASMQDRLTAWRRLHALIPEHEVDQLSMGTVGLEDIESVCRAKMQGKAPGRFLVDLNSKG
- a CDS encoding IS110 family transposase encodes the protein MKTFQVFYIGLIKSGGANAYVALRLIQPICIMYTHVYIGLDAHTRNCVLGAIDADANVVSVHDFPTSETGLIRHVKALPATFKYLALEESSLAGWIAGVLTPHVTELIVCDPVQNALISRGGSKDDVRDSLKLARLLRLEELKPVYHNHDPSRVDFKMVAQQYLSITNEIVALKNQIKSKYYQGGVLKISGSLVYRKAHRHSYLKHVESEAMKKVILNFYDPLDCMVRVRENALLLMQELGKKYGEIEQFQRIPGIGVVGAHVFSAFIQTPHRFATKQQLWKYCQLGIRVRQSGGKKLSGECLDRSGASVLKAISYQCWMSSLPAKESNEVSLFYHASAKRTQDLTRARLNTQRNVLATLWTIWRKNVDYHPHLFYRPPVSARKAKQ